In a genomic window of Mageeibacillus indolicus UPII9-5:
- a CDS encoding histidine kinase: MRQKHTSASFPAPLRPTFGQEVQRLFLKYVSAAIAAAMLIYFSVSAFFYFNELQSRLQISNQASIAALTRAATAQVTAGKVAAAKIAPNISQYALAAPGSKAEREAEHRLYNLMYDFRRNSGLDCNFYILDGHKQVIATNLFEAVHRKFPEGLTGADIARKAENFSGTYYRENLPVTVQAVPRSLHASLPVERRETDGYAARPGLLLLRFPCGQGELILEPLAGTVIEQVRAAKVDLLLTDRFDNVIFSSDQSATDSIGKARLAHQQSGNRIWRHLTTVRSSFTLADTRLQILSYADIAEYAGNLKVGLLLMTILEILLSLLTFFISRRLSQKLTEPIRELNLALHLGGKSGDGDAYHITAETYPEFQTLFNAYNAMAGEIKTLLERNCALAEVKRAMEIKDLEAKFSPHFLFNTLETIRYEIDFDPANAVVMMGCLARLLRYSVNYGLAEVSLSTDMGYIEAYLQLQKMRFDERLDYRIELPAELSNIEIPKLLIQPLVENAITYSIDEVDRVLINISVMVESEYLIIRVEDNGPGISPAKLAQICSLDIQRDTRPETGWDTSPDIRLAPRADTQQDAETNMRTEPRPETGINTQPDIRPAPGADSRPAPGADSRPASGADTRQDIRPDNVADMRQATSPASAQEKTVPPGKNDGKHLSFGLYNVFKTVDLRYGRRGRVQVNSSPGKGTTVTIYLPLSD, from the coding sequence ATGCGACAAAAACACACGTCAGCCTCATTCCCGGCTCCCCTTCGTCCCACGTTCGGGCAGGAGGTGCAGCGACTATTCCTCAAGTATGTGAGCGCGGCGATTGCTGCGGCCATGCTGATCTATTTTTCCGTCAGTGCTTTCTTTTACTTCAATGAGTTGCAAAGCCGCTTACAAATCAGTAATCAAGCGTCGATTGCGGCCTTGACCCGGGCGGCAACCGCTCAGGTAACAGCTGGGAAGGTAGCGGCGGCCAAGATAGCTCCGAATATTTCCCAATACGCTTTAGCAGCGCCCGGAAGCAAGGCTGAGCGGGAAGCGGAGCATCGGCTATATAATCTGATGTATGATTTTCGGCGGAACAGTGGACTCGACTGTAATTTTTATATTTTGGATGGACACAAGCAGGTTATCGCTACGAATTTGTTTGAGGCGGTGCATCGAAAATTCCCCGAAGGTTTAACCGGGGCGGATATCGCACGCAAGGCCGAAAACTTTTCTGGCACTTATTATAGGGAAAATTTGCCCGTGACCGTGCAAGCGGTGCCGCGTTCTCTGCACGCCTCACTTCCGGTCGAACGCCGCGAAACGGATGGCTACGCGGCAAGACCTGGCCTGCTATTGTTGCGTTTCCCTTGTGGGCAAGGAGAGCTGATTTTGGAACCTTTGGCCGGTACGGTGATCGAGCAAGTCCGCGCCGCCAAAGTCGATCTCCTGCTTACCGACCGTTTCGACAATGTGATCTTTTCCTCGGATCAATCGGCAACAGATTCGATCGGTAAAGCGCGCCTTGCCCACCAGCAGTCTGGCAACCGTATTTGGCGGCATTTGACTACCGTGCGCAGCAGTTTTACTTTGGCCGATACTCGATTGCAAATTCTCAGCTATGCGGATATTGCCGAATACGCCGGTAATTTAAAGGTCGGATTGTTGCTGATGACCATATTGGAGATTTTATTAAGCTTACTTACCTTCTTTATTTCCCGCCGCCTGTCCCAGAAACTTACCGAACCGATTCGCGAATTGAATTTGGCTTTGCACCTGGGCGGTAAGTCCGGTGATGGAGATGCCTACCATATTACCGCGGAAACTTATCCGGAATTTCAAACTTTGTTTAATGCGTATAATGCGATGGCCGGCGAGATCAAGACCCTTCTTGAGCGCAATTGTGCTTTGGCGGAAGTAAAACGGGCGATGGAGATCAAAGATCTTGAGGCCAAATTTAGCCCGCATTTTTTATTTAATACTTTGGAAACTATAAGGTATGAAATAGATTTTGACCCGGCAAATGCGGTGGTGATGATGGGGTGTTTAGCTAGACTTTTGCGCTATTCGGTCAATTATGGGTTGGCGGAGGTCAGTCTTTCTACCGACATGGGTTATATTGAAGCTTATCTGCAATTGCAAAAAATGCGTTTCGATGAGCGGCTGGATTATCGCATAGAGTTGCCGGCCGAGCTGTCGAATATCGAAATTCCTAAATTATTGATTCAGCCGTTGGTGGAAAACGCGATTACTTATTCGATTGATGAGGTTGACCGAGTGCTGATAAATATTTCTGTAATGGTTGAATCTGAATATCTTATAATAAGGGTGGAAGATAATGGTCCCGGCATTTCGCCGGCGAAACTTGCTCAGATCTGTTCGCTGGATATTCAGAGGGATACGCGGCCGGAAACCGGGTGGGATACGTCACCGGACATCCGGTTAGCTCCCAGAGCGGACACGCAGCAGGACGCCGAGACGAATATGCGGACAGAACCCCGACCGGAAACCGGGATAAATACGCAGCCGGACATACGTCCAGCTCCCGGAGCGGACAGTCGGCCAGCTCCCGGAGCGGACAGCCGGCCAGCCTCCGGAGCTGACACGCGGCAGGATATCCGGCCAGACAACGTGGCAGACATGCGCCAGGCAACCTCGCCAGCATCAGCGCAAGAAAAAACCGTCCCCCCCGGAAAAAATGATGGCAAACATTTGTCCTTCGGGCTTTATAATGTGTTTAAGACAGTTGATTTGCGTTACGGCCGGCGTGGACGGGTTCAAGTAAACTCATCGCCCGGCAAAGGCACAACAGTGACCATATATTTACCTCTGTCCGATTGA
- a CDS encoding ATP-binding cassette domain-containing protein: MDNFAIELKGLSKNYGKRNIFENTSYAFETGKSYGIVGPNGSGKSVLFKLIAGLTLPTLGKIFVEGKQIAVLGSLPESIGYIIENPGFLPELSGFKNLEILSGIRGLVGASDIKQMLEKVGLSESMDIKTQNYSLGMLQRLALAQALLEHPRILLLDEPFNSIDKEGVAELRQVILNYQKEYDATILLTSHNEDDIRFFNSKIVYIRDHQLV, encoded by the coding sequence ATGGATAATTTTGCAATTGAGCTCAAGGGATTATCTAAGAACTATGGGAAAAGAAACATTTTTGAAAACACCTCATATGCTTTTGAGACTGGGAAAAGCTACGGAATCGTTGGTCCTAATGGATCCGGTAAAAGCGTACTTTTTAAACTGATTGCCGGTTTAACACTCCCAACATTAGGTAAAATTTTTGTTGAAGGAAAACAAATAGCAGTATTGGGTTCTTTGCCAGAGAGTATTGGCTACATAATTGAGAATCCCGGTTTTTTACCTGAACTCTCCGGTTTTAAAAATTTAGAGATATTATCTGGGATTAGAGGCTTAGTTGGTGCCAGTGATATTAAGCAAATGCTTGAAAAAGTTGGCTTGTCTGAATCCATGGATATAAAAACCCAAAATTATTCGTTGGGAATGTTGCAGCGTTTGGCGTTAGCACAAGCCTTATTGGAGCACCCTCGTATTTTACTTCTTGATGAACCCTTTAATAGCATCGATAAGGAAGGCGTTGCTGAATTGCGCCAAGTAATTCTCAACTATCAAAAAGAATATGATGCCACAATTTTGCTTACCTCTCATAACGAGGATGATATCCGTTTTTTCAATAGTAAAATTGTGTATATTCGTGATCATCAGCTTGTTTAA
- a CDS encoding ABC transporter permease, with protein sequence MKKREKGTSGVWIWVSLAVLLVFLIFLLYPLVLILYKSFVDQGTAQVTLSNFARFFAKKFYWVNILHSFKVTLTATIISVLIGLPMAYLTRMYKIKNISLINILCIIAYLSPPFIGAYAWIQLLGRNGIITRLLSSAFHIHYGGIYGFAGIVLVMSMQSFPLVFMYISGAMKNMDSSLSEAAESLGSSGLKRFFTVIVPLVMPSLLAGALLVFARVFADFGTPMLIGEGYKTMPVLIYNSFMSEVGGDDGFAAALCVIAIIVVGVIFIAQKIAGNIFSYSMTALRPIQQRKLHGISNGVTHLFVYLLTFIAILPQIVVIVTSFLKNRGGQVFLPGFSLQSYRNILGSGQAYVIRNTYLFGLAAIILIIVFGVLVAYMAKRKRNALTGALDTISMLPYIIPGSVLGISFIFAFNAPPIMISGTAIIIIISLMMRRLAYTIRSSSAIIAQISPSMEEAAISLGSGEFKAFADVTLPMMLPGVISGALMSWITVISELSSSVILYTSGTKTLTVAIYTEVIRGNYGNAAAFSTVLTLTSVISLLLFFKLSGRKEISI encoded by the coding sequence ATGAAGAAGCGTGAAAAAGGAACAAGTGGAGTTTGGATCTGGGTTTCTCTGGCAGTTCTGCTTGTTTTTCTGATTTTTTTGCTGTATCCGTTGGTTTTGATTCTCTACAAGAGTTTTGTCGATCAGGGGACGGCGCAGGTCACCTTAAGTAACTTCGCGCGCTTTTTTGCCAAAAAGTTCTACTGGGTGAATATTTTGCACAGCTTTAAAGTAACGTTGACGGCTACGATAATTTCTGTGCTCATTGGTTTGCCTATGGCTTATCTGACAAGGATGTATAAGATAAAGAATATCAGTTTGATCAACATTCTTTGCATCATCGCTTATCTTTCGCCGCCGTTCATCGGGGCTTATGCTTGGATTCAGTTGCTCGGGCGTAACGGGATAATTACGCGTTTGCTGAGCAGTGCTTTTCACATACATTACGGGGGTATTTATGGGTTCGCTGGCATCGTTTTGGTCATGTCAATGCAGTCATTCCCGCTAGTGTTCATGTACATTTCGGGGGCTATGAAAAACATGGACAGTTCGCTCAGTGAGGCGGCGGAAAGTCTAGGAAGTAGCGGCCTGAAACGGTTCTTTACGGTAATCGTTCCCTTGGTCATGCCCAGCTTGTTAGCCGGAGCGTTGTTGGTGTTTGCTCGAGTATTTGCCGATTTCGGTACGCCTATGCTCATTGGTGAAGGTTATAAAACCATGCCGGTTTTGATTTATAACTCGTTTATGAGTGAGGTCGGCGGCGATGATGGCTTTGCCGCAGCTTTGTGTGTGATTGCAATTATTGTTGTCGGGGTAATATTTATTGCTCAAAAGATTGCCGGTAACATTTTTTCCTATTCGATGACGGCTTTGCGGCCGATTCAGCAACGTAAATTGCACGGAATCTCGAATGGCGTGACTCACTTGTTCGTGTACTTGCTGACTTTTATCGCCATCTTGCCGCAGATTGTCGTTATCGTCACTTCTTTTTTGAAGAATCGCGGCGGTCAGGTGTTTTTGCCCGGTTTTTCTTTGCAAAGCTATCGAAATATTTTGGGCTCAGGGCAGGCTTATGTTATAAGAAACACTTATTTGTTTGGCTTGGCTGCGATAATTCTCATAATCGTTTTCGGTGTTTTAGTCGCATATATGGCTAAGCGGAAGCGTAATGCGTTGACGGGGGCTTTGGATACGATATCCATGTTGCCGTATATTATTCCAGGCTCAGTTTTGGGTATTTCTTTTATTTTCGCGTTCAATGCGCCGCCGATCATGATTAGCGGCACGGCAATAATTATAATCATCAGCTTAATGATGCGGCGGTTGGCTTACACTATTCGTTCAAGTTCGGCGATTATAGCGCAGATCAGCCCAAGCATGGAAGAAGCGGCAATCAGTTTGGGATCCGGGGAGTTCAAAGCTTTTGCGGATGTTACCTTGCCGATGATGCTGCCGGGAGTTATTTCCGGGGCCTTGATGAGTTGGATTACGGTAATCAGTGAGTTAAGCTCGTCCGTTATTTTGTACACTAGCGGTACTAAAACGCTCACCGTCGCTATTTATACTGAGGTCATCAGGGGTAATTATGGCAATGCCGCCGCTTTTTCGACGGTCTTGACCTTGACATCTGTCATATCTTTGCTGTTATTCTTTAAGTTATCAGGACGTAAAGAAATCAGTATTTGA
- a CDS encoding ABC transporter ATP-binding protein translates to MSVPISIKNVSKNYGETRVINGLSQEIKAGELFTLLGPSGCGKTTLLRMIIGFNTIDGGVIEVNQSPINDIPISKRNMGMVFQNYAVFPHLTVRENVAYGLKNRHLGKEEIRRKVDHMLEVVKISDFASRKPEQLSGGQQQRVALARAIVIEPQVLLMDEPLSNLDAKLRVEMREAIKQIHDEIGITTVYVTHDQEEALAISDRIAVMNKGVIQQTGTPEMLYRRPANVFVANFIGNTNNIEAILVEQRNGLTTLAVGDYQFSVPSLQPGLKKGEKYKLCVRPEDFCFSDDADGIPAVVRDSVFLGLNIHYSIELFNGTAIHVLQSNDVRQRLVKGEHLSLKIKGDKINVFDPVTEKSVVMETCVLKVGGPEEAEHEEA, encoded by the coding sequence ATGAGTGTTCCTATATCAATAAAAAATGTCAGTAAAAATTATGGAGAGACTAGGGTTATCAACGGCTTGTCTCAAGAAATTAAAGCGGGTGAGTTATTTACGTTACTCGGCCCTTCCGGCTGCGGCAAAACAACTTTGCTGAGGATGATTATAGGCTTTAATACAATTGACGGCGGCGTAATTGAGGTTAACCAAAGCCCGATTAACGATATTCCGATAAGTAAGCGCAACATGGGTATGGTCTTTCAAAACTACGCGGTTTTTCCTCATTTAACCGTGCGTGAAAATGTGGCTTACGGCTTGAAAAATCGTCATTTGGGGAAAGAAGAGATAAGGCGCAAGGTTGATCACATGTTGGAGGTAGTTAAAATCAGCGATTTTGCCTCACGCAAGCCGGAACAACTTTCGGGTGGGCAGCAGCAGCGGGTGGCTTTGGCCAGAGCGATTGTTATTGAGCCGCAAGTTTTGTTGATGGACGAACCTTTGTCAAATTTGGATGCGAAATTACGGGTCGAAATGCGTGAGGCGATCAAGCAGATTCATGATGAGATAGGGATCACAACGGTTTATGTCACTCACGATCAGGAAGAAGCTTTGGCAATTTCCGATCGCATCGCCGTCATGAACAAAGGTGTAATTCAGCAGACAGGCACGCCGGAAATGTTGTATCGGCGCCCCGCCAATGTGTTCGTAGCGAATTTTATCGGCAATACCAATAATATTGAAGCCATTTTGGTTGAACAGCGTAACGGACTGACGACTTTGGCGGTAGGGGATTACCAATTTAGTGTGCCATCTTTGCAGCCGGGCTTAAAGAAGGGCGAAAAGTATAAATTGTGCGTCCGTCCGGAAGATTTTTGCTTCAGTGATGATGCTGACGGAATCCCGGCAGTGGTCAGGGACAGTGTTTTCTTGGGTCTTAATATTCACTATTCTATTGAACTGTTTAACGGTACTGCCATACATGTTTTGCAGAGCAATGACGTCAGACAGCGTCTGGTTAAAGGCGAACATCTAAGTTTGAAAATTAAAGGCGACAAGATTAATGTTTTTGATCCGGTAACCGAAAAGAGCGTGGTAATGGAAACTTGCGTGCTTAAGGTTGGCGGACCGGAGGAGGCAGAGCATGAAGAAGCGTGA
- a CDS encoding ABC transporter substrate-binding protein — translation MKKILGLVLAVATTLTMVVGCGSETANPKAETSKAEQTTAADKSAGEKSDSKAGQAGKVVVYTARSESLNNLVIHAFEASTGIKVETVVAGTGELQKRVESEKDNPLGDVLWAADETMLSPYRDLFEKYVSPEDKNMQEAFRNKSGYFTPAFSDPTVLIVNKNLIGDIKMDSWADLLNPALKGKIAFGDPVNSSSAFQSLVAILYSMGNGDPMSDKAWDFVDKFLKNVDGKIIGSSGQLHKGVADGEFPVGLTWEDPAANYIKNGAPVKVVFPKEGAIFPGESVQIIKGAKNMENAKKFVDFMLSEEIQSKVGAELTVRPLRKNVKLADYMTPQKDIVPAPNYSEKWVSENKDKITKKFTEHLENSMN, via the coding sequence ATGAAAAAAATATTAGGATTAGTATTGGCTGTGGCTACCACACTGACAATGGTTGTCGGTTGCGGCTCCGAAACGGCAAATCCGAAAGCAGAGACAAGTAAGGCTGAACAGACAACTGCCGCTGATAAGAGTGCCGGTGAGAAAAGCGATTCCAAGGCTGGACAAGCAGGCAAGGTTGTCGTGTACACGGCCCGTAGCGAAAGCTTGAACAATTTGGTTATTCACGCCTTTGAGGCCTCAACGGGGATTAAAGTTGAAACAGTTGTTGCCGGTACCGGGGAACTGCAAAAACGGGTTGAGTCCGAAAAAGATAATCCGCTGGGAGATGTCCTTTGGGCTGCCGATGAAACCATGCTTTCACCTTACCGTGATTTGTTTGAAAAATATGTTTCGCCGGAAGACAAGAATATGCAGGAAGCTTTCCGTAATAAATCGGGTTACTTTACCCCGGCTTTTTCCGATCCGACCGTTCTTATTGTGAATAAAAACCTGATCGGCGATATTAAGATGGATTCTTGGGCTGACTTGCTCAATCCGGCACTTAAGGGCAAAATCGCTTTCGGTGACCCGGTGAACTCTAGCTCGGCATTCCAGTCTTTGGTAGCAATTTTGTATTCGATGGGCAATGGCGACCCGATGTCAGATAAAGCTTGGGATTTCGTGGACAAATTTTTGAAAAACGTTGATGGCAAAATTATCGGCAGTTCCGGTCAGTTGCACAAAGGTGTAGCGGACGGTGAATTCCCGGTCGGTCTTACTTGGGAGGATCCGGCTGCCAACTACATAAAGAACGGCGCCCCGGTAAAAGTTGTTTTCCCGAAAGAAGGGGCTATTTTCCCCGGCGAATCGGTACAAATTATTAAAGGTGCCAAAAACATGGAAAATGCTAAAAAGTTTGTCGATTTCATGTTGTCGGAAGAAATTCAGTCGAAAGTTGGCGCGGAATTAACCGTACGGCCATTGCGTAAGAATGTAAAACTGGCGGATTATATGACACCGCAAAAAGATATTGTTCCGGCACCTAACTACAGTGAAAAATGGGTTTCTGAAAATAAAGATAAGATTACCAAGAAATTCACCGAACATTTGGAAAATTCGATGAATTAA
- a CDS encoding thioester-forming surface-anchored protein has protein sequence MRNRGHFKKFLASGRALLSAVVTVAVILGGVVLLPSAVRAEDNFNGFPNDVTSISLNDRYYSSGYIEKTLRENKPNYNRFATVTADGKNLDADSYAFCLANGKKFPTYKEEGKAEGIYSMVRNIDEDMYNKLLAENHKFSHIANKKLAWDTFSRLTYIYLADPTGIVKRVWGKEIGTARDAFHQVIQLEIWRYTDGFLVSPTQNYFEYKYLSNEQKKALELVRQDLWNFAVPYDKLEYRFYKPEFKRGAGYQALGTVRFKKNDITVNKVWINLDSTDKKPDTYVRLLNDRKPVMVTDPGTGKQKEAVQKIDSEADQAVFEGEFNLDSGIWEVEEVMPDGKGGWKHWEVPGYTSDNLVRFDGRHCTITNTKQPNPKVVKVRKFWFNMGESTAVPDDVYFTLYKNGTKVADPKKLEKNAVSVEFPIDNSADIKQYTVKETDATGNPWKKDGYDEPVITKVLDGVFEVSNEKKDPPKIKVKVKKVDKDQPDKLLVGANLMIEKIYKQDVPSKYPDADWQTTGKVDEVELPVGDYKLSEQEPPLGYKKAANIYFKVDDQGKVTVSGTDPKGLYVASIDKTITMADEKDTTTGSKLTDVTLSKKAVNGTDELPGAKLQVVQIVSKQGQKPYSKLVAEWTSDKDKGAKTIKLPEGEYMMVETTAPNGYEVAESITFKVDAKGKVSVRGENGNFVNQGDSTVTMIDKPKQPENTFFVNLSKKAVNGTAELPGAKLKVLKGYSENGQLVEKWTSGTPSNSSKKIRLAPGVYTMVETTAPNGYEVAESITFKVDANGKVSIKSADGKFVTADKAEVVMFDKPKQPGGENPQQPGGENPQQPGKKYKVTFPKGAETSEDDPDGKNTTLKIVEGEDPNGQTTVGNPWNPGTEDKITDLKPGTYTLVKVVKKDGGKDVTETVTFKVDNNGEISVKNKDGDFVKKDDKTITTKDKEKTTPQQPGGKHKVTFPKDAETSEDDPKGEHTTLKIVEGEDPNGNTTVGESWKPGKEDKNVDLKPGTYTLVKVVEKDGRQEVTESVTFKVDTNGEILVKNKDGKYVKKDGNTITTKDKEKTTPQQPGEEPSQNHGTLFPPVILQQPGSTDTSQQAEVTKKTAKLSSTQGEVTPQADVPKTGEATTQPILPVFLTLAGLILVGVVVRRQKKQAPTKD, from the coding sequence ATGAGAAATCGAGGCCATTTTAAAAAGTTTTTAGCAAGTGGTAGAGCGTTGCTCAGCGCGGTTGTTACAGTAGCTGTGATCTTGGGTGGAGTGGTGCTTTTACCGAGTGCAGTCAGGGCTGAAGATAATTTTAATGGGTTTCCTAATGATGTAACATCAATTTCTTTAAATGATCGATATTATTCAAGTGGATACATCGAAAAAACTTTAAGGGAAAATAAACCAAATTATAATCGTTTTGCAACAGTTACTGCCGATGGGAAAAATCTTGATGCAGATTCCTACGCCTTTTGCCTGGCTAACGGGAAAAAATTTCCTACGTATAAAGAAGAGGGTAAAGCTGAGGGAATATACAGCATGGTTCGGAATATTGATGAAGATATGTATAATAAACTTTTAGCTGAGAATCATAAGTTTTCTCATATTGCCAACAAAAAGTTGGCCTGGGATACATTTTCACGCCTAACTTACATCTATTTGGCTGATCCAACTGGAATTGTTAAACGTGTTTGGGGTAAAGAAATTGGTACTGCTCGTGATGCCTTTCACCAGGTAATTCAACTTGAAATTTGGCGTTATACAGACGGTTTTCTTGTTTCGCCGACGCAAAATTACTTTGAATATAAGTATCTTTCTAATGAACAGAAAAAAGCACTGGAGCTTGTGCGGCAGGATTTGTGGAATTTTGCCGTTCCTTACGACAAACTTGAGTATCGTTTCTATAAGCCGGAATTCAAGAGAGGCGCAGGCTATCAAGCCTTGGGAACGGTCAGGTTTAAGAAAAATGACATTACTGTCAATAAGGTTTGGATAAATCTAGATTCAACGGACAAAAAACCGGATACGTATGTCAGACTTTTGAACGATAGAAAACCGGTCATGGTCACTGATCCAGGCACCGGTAAGCAAAAGGAAGCAGTCCAAAAAATAGACAGCGAAGCGGATCAGGCGGTGTTTGAAGGCGAGTTTAATCTTGACTCGGGAATTTGGGAAGTTGAAGAGGTGATGCCGGACGGCAAAGGTGGATGGAAGCACTGGGAAGTGCCCGGATATACTTCTGATAATCTGGTAAGATTTGACGGCAGACATTGCACTATAACGAATACGAAGCAACCGAATCCTAAAGTAGTCAAGGTGAGGAAATTCTGGTTCAATATGGGCGAATCAACCGCTGTGCCGGATGATGTCTATTTCACTTTGTATAAAAATGGCACGAAAGTTGCAGACCCTAAAAAGTTGGAAAAAAATGCAGTTAGTGTAGAATTCCCAATAGACAATTCGGCTGATATTAAGCAGTATACGGTCAAGGAAACTGATGCAACTGGTAACCCATGGAAAAAAGACGGCTATGACGAGCCGGTCATAACAAAAGTCTTGGATGGGGTATTTGAAGTTTCCAATGAAAAAAAAGATCCGCCTAAAATTAAGGTTAAGGTAAAAAAGGTAGATAAAGATCAACCCGATAAATTGCTTGTTGGGGCGAATTTAATGATAGAAAAAATATATAAACAGGATGTTCCAAGTAAGTATCCGGATGCGGACTGGCAAACGACAGGCAAAGTGGATGAAGTTGAACTTCCCGTCGGTGACTATAAACTTTCCGAGCAAGAACCTCCTTTGGGGTATAAAAAAGCCGCAAATATTTATTTCAAAGTTGATGATCAGGGTAAAGTCACCGTTTCAGGAACTGATCCCAAAGGCCTATACGTGGCAAGCATTGACAAAACGATAACCATGGCGGATGAAAAAGATACAACAACTGGATCAAAATTAACTGACGTTACGCTGTCGAAAAAGGCGGTTAATGGTACGGATGAACTGCCTGGGGCTAAGCTGCAAGTAGTGCAAATTGTATCTAAACAAGGTCAAAAGCCATACAGCAAATTAGTTGCGGAATGGACGTCTGACAAGGACAAGGGTGCTAAGACGATTAAATTGCCGGAAGGCGAGTACATGATGGTAGAAACGACTGCGCCAAATGGTTATGAAGTGGCTGAAAGTATTACTTTTAAAGTGGATGCTAAGGGCAAAGTTTCGGTACGCGGGGAAAACGGCAATTTTGTTAATCAGGGGGACTCTACTGTAACGATGATAGATAAGCCCAAGCAGCCGGAAAACACTTTCTTTGTCAATCTATCAAAGAAGGCGGTGAACGGTACGGCCGAACTGCCGGGTGCTAAGCTAAAAGTCCTCAAAGGATATAGCGAGAATGGGCAATTAGTTGAAAAATGGACTTCCGGTACTCCCAGTAATTCCAGTAAGAAAATACGGTTGGCACCGGGTGTTTATACGATGGTAGAAACGACTGCGCCAAATGGTTACGAAGTGGCTGAAAGTATTACTTTTAAAGTGGATGCTAACGGCAAAGTTTCAATAAAGAGCGCGGACGGTAAATTTGTTACCGCGGATAAAGCTGAAGTTGTGATGTTTGATAAGCCCAAGCAGCCGGGTGGAGAAAACCCGCAACAGCCTGGCGGAGAAAATCCGCAGCAGCCGGGGAAAAAATACAAGGTTACCTTCCCGAAAGGCGCAGAAACCAGCGAAGATGACCCAGATGGTAAGAACACAACGTTGAAAATAGTTGAAGGTGAAGATCCGAACGGCCAAACAACCGTAGGAAATCCATGGAACCCGGGAACCGAAGACAAAATTACCGATCTGAAACCGGGAACATACACCTTGGTGAAGGTTGTCAAAAAGGATGGCGGGAAAGATGTAACTGAAACTGTTACTTTCAAAGTAGACAATAACGGTGAAATTTCGGTAAAAAATAAAGATGGCGATTTTGTCAAAAAAGATGACAAAACCATAACGACAAAAGATAAGGAAAAAACGACTCCGCAGCAGCCGGGCGGAAAACACAAGGTAACCTTCCCGAAAGACGCAGAAACCAGCGAAGACGACCCTAAGGGCGAGCACACAACGCTAAAAATAGTTGAAGGAGAAGACCCAAACGGTAACACAACCGTAGGCGAAAGCTGGAAACCGGGAAAAGAAGACAAAAACGTTGATCTGAAACCGGGAACATACACCTTGGTGAAGGTTGTCGAAAAGGATGGCAGGCAAGAAGTAACTGAAAGCGTTACTTTCAAAGTAGACACTAACGGTGAAATTTTGGTGAAAAATAAAGACGGCAAGTATGTCAAAAAAGATGGCAACACCATAACGACAAAAGATAAGGAAAAAACGACTCCGCAGCAGCCGGGCGAAGAACCGAGCCAAAATCATGGCACCTTGTTCCCACCGGTGATCCTACAGCAGCCTGGCAGTACTGACACTTCCCAACAGGCTGAAGTGACAAAGAAAACGGCCAAGCTTAGTTCAACGCAAGGTGAAGTGACGCCGCAGGCCGACGTGCCCAAGACGGGTGAAGCGACGACACAGCCCATCTTGCCGGTGTTCCTGACTTTGGCCGGCCTGATCCTGGTAGGCGTAGTTGTCCGCCGCCAAAAGAAGCAGGCACCGACAAAAGATTGA